Proteins encoded in a region of the Streptomyces sp. NBC_00258 genome:
- a CDS encoding sodium:solute symporter — MAVDYTVIVVYLVGMLAVGWWGMRRAKSKSEFLVAGRRLGPTMYSGTMAAIVLGGASTIGGVGLGYQYGLSGAWMVFTIGLGLLALSVFFSARIARLKVYTVSEMLDLRYGGRAGVISGVVMWAYTLMLAVTSTIAYATIFDVLFDMNRTVAIILGGSIVVAYSTLGGMWSITLTDMVQFVVKTIGVLLLLLPIAVVKAGGFSEMKAQLPTEYFDPLGIGGETIFTYVLIYTFGMLIGQDIWQRVFTAGSDRTAKWGGTVAGTYCLVYALAGAVIGTAAKVLYPKLGSADDAFATIVKDELPMGVRGLVLAAALAAVMSTSSGALIACATVANNDIWSRLRGAVAGASGAPDEERDEVRGNRAFILIMGVAVICTAIALNNVVEALTVAYNLLVGGLLVPILGGLLWKRGTAQGALAAVAVGGLAVIGLMASYGILANEPIYYGLLSSLAVYVIVSLATPATDPAVLAAWRERLAGRGSEPVSESVPAHQ; from the coding sequence ATGGCCGTCGACTACACAGTGATCGTCGTCTATCTGGTCGGCATGCTGGCCGTGGGCTGGTGGGGCATGCGCCGCGCCAAGTCCAAGAGCGAGTTCCTGGTCGCCGGACGGCGGCTCGGCCCGACGATGTACTCCGGCACCATGGCCGCCATCGTCCTCGGCGGCGCGTCCACCATCGGCGGCGTCGGCCTCGGCTACCAGTACGGGCTCTCCGGCGCCTGGATGGTCTTCACCATCGGCCTCGGTCTCCTCGCCCTCTCCGTCTTCTTCTCGGCCCGCATCGCCCGCCTGAAGGTCTACACGGTCTCCGAGATGCTGGATCTCCGGTACGGCGGCCGGGCCGGAGTCATCTCCGGCGTCGTCATGTGGGCGTACACCCTCATGCTCGCGGTCACGTCGACCATCGCGTACGCCACGATCTTCGACGTCCTCTTCGACATGAACCGCACGGTCGCGATCATCCTCGGCGGCTCGATCGTCGTCGCGTACTCGACGCTCGGCGGCATGTGGTCGATCACCCTCACCGACATGGTGCAGTTCGTCGTCAAGACCATCGGTGTGCTGCTGCTCCTGCTCCCCATCGCCGTCGTCAAGGCCGGCGGGTTCAGTGAGATGAAGGCGCAGCTGCCCACCGAGTACTTCGACCCGCTGGGCATCGGCGGAGAGACGATCTTCACGTACGTGCTGATCTACACGTTCGGCATGCTGATCGGGCAGGACATCTGGCAGCGCGTGTTCACCGCGGGGAGCGACCGCACCGCCAAGTGGGGCGGCACCGTCGCGGGCACGTACTGCCTGGTCTACGCGCTCGCCGGTGCCGTCATCGGCACCGCGGCCAAGGTGCTCTACCCGAAGCTCGGCAGCGCCGACGACGCCTTCGCGACCATCGTCAAGGACGAACTGCCCATGGGTGTACGGGGGTTGGTCCTCGCTGCCGCCCTCGCCGCCGTGATGTCCACGTCCTCCGGAGCCCTCATCGCCTGCGCGACCGTCGCCAACAACGACATCTGGTCGCGGCTGCGCGGAGCCGTCGCCGGTGCCTCAGGCGCCCCCGACGAGGAGCGCGACGAGGTCAGGGGCAACCGCGCCTTCATCCTCATCATGGGCGTCGCGGTGATCTGTACGGCGATCGCGCTCAACAACGTCGTCGAGGCACTGACCGTCGCCTACAACCTGCTCGTCGGCGGTCTCCTCGTGCCCATCCTCGGCGGTCTGCTCTGGAAGCGCGGCACCGCCCAGGGCGCCCTCGCCGCCGTCGCGGTCGGCGGCCTCGCGGTGATCGGCCTCATGGCGTCCTACGGAATCCTCGCCAACGAACCCATCTACTACGGGCTCCTCTCCTCCCTGGCCGTCTACGTGATCGTCTCGCTGGCCACTCCCGCCACCGACCCGGCGGTCCTCGCAGCCTGGCGCGAGCGGCTCGCGGGCCGCGGCTCCGAACCCGTGTCCGAATCGGTTCCGGCTCACCAGTAG
- the speB gene encoding agmatinase has product MSSYETPRGPVDSSRVPRFAGPATFARLPRLDEVGTTDVAVVGVPFDAGVSYRPGARFGGNAIREASRLLRPYNPAQDASPFALAQVADAGDIAANPFNINEAVDTIEGAADELLGTGARLMTLGGDHTIALPLLRSVAKKHGPVALLHFDAHLDTWDTYFGAEYTHGTPFRRAVEEGILDTEALSHVGTRGPLYGRQDLTDDEKLGFGIVTSADIYRRGADEVADQLRQRIGDRPLYISIDIDCLDPAHAPGTGTPEAGGMTSRELLEILRGLASCHLVSADVVEVAPAYDHAEITSVAASHTAYELTTIMSRQIAQAREKTAQAPEETDAK; this is encoded by the coding sequence ATGAGCAGTTACGAGACGCCCCGCGGCCCCGTCGACTCGTCCCGCGTGCCGCGGTTCGCGGGCCCCGCGACCTTCGCCCGGCTGCCCCGGCTCGACGAGGTCGGCACCACCGACGTCGCCGTCGTCGGTGTGCCGTTCGACGCGGGCGTCTCGTACCGGCCCGGGGCCCGCTTCGGCGGCAACGCGATCCGCGAGGCGAGCCGGCTCCTGCGGCCGTACAACCCGGCCCAGGACGCCTCGCCCTTCGCCCTCGCCCAGGTCGCGGACGCCGGCGACATCGCCGCGAACCCGTTCAACATCAACGAGGCCGTCGACACCATCGAGGGTGCCGCCGACGAACTCCTCGGCACCGGCGCCCGGTTGATGACCCTCGGCGGCGACCACACCATCGCGCTGCCGCTGCTGCGCTCGGTCGCCAAGAAGCACGGTCCGGTCGCGCTGCTCCACTTCGACGCGCACCTCGACACCTGGGACACGTACTTCGGCGCGGAGTACACCCACGGCACCCCGTTCCGCCGGGCCGTCGAGGAGGGCATCCTGGACACGGAGGCCCTCTCCCACGTCGGCACGCGCGGCCCGCTCTACGGCCGGCAGGACCTCACCGACGACGAGAAGCTCGGCTTCGGCATCGTCACCTCCGCCGACATCTACCGGCGCGGCGCCGACGAGGTCGCCGACCAGCTGCGCCAGCGCATCGGCGACCGTCCGCTCTACATCTCCATCGACATCGACTGCCTCGACCCGGCCCACGCGCCCGGCACCGGCACTCCCGAGGCCGGCGGCATGACCTCCCGCGAACTCCTGGAGATCCTGCGCGGCCTCGCCTCCTGCCACCTGGTCTCCGCCGACGTCGTGGAGGTCGCCCCCGCGTACGATCACGCCGAGATCACCTCCGTCGCCGCTTCCCACACGGCGTACGAGCTCACGACCATCATGTCCCGCCAGATCGCGCAGGCCCGCGAGAAGACCGCGCAGGCGCCCGAGGAGACCGACGCCAAGTGA
- a CDS encoding thiamine pyrophosphate-binding protein has translation MTHDHDLVLRPTAAQTEAALNPPPGRNGGDLVVETLTGLGATTVFGLPGQHALGMFDALRRSDLAYIGLRVENNAGFAADAYGRITGEAAPLLLSTGPGALTSLAALQEAAAASAPVLAISSQIPSAGLGGGRHGYLHELPDQQASFRGVVKSVHTVRTQSQIPSAIAEAWESALTAPHGPVWVEIPQDVLLAETSLPVVTAADAAPHDLPPRPELTAVAADLLSKAARPAIIAGGGVVRSDASGKLRQLAERLNAPVVTTFGGKGAFPWNHPLSLQSWLEDRHTTDFLEDADVLLVVGSGLGELSSNYYTFKPRGRVIQIEADLGKLESNHPALGIHADARLALSALLETVPVREDAAAADRVRTVLDLVRERIDSQELTLEQLVLAAVREALPDRSASFWDMTILAYWAWSAFDARRPNTMHSAQGAGGLGYAFPAAIGGAVADPTHPVLAVSGDGGALYSIAELATARQHNLDVTWLIVDDGGYGILREYMTDAFGQSTATELSRPDYVALAESFGVPGVRTTPDTLADDLAKSLATPGPSVVVLPALLRMFAPTHLD, from the coding sequence GTGACCCACGACCACGACCTGGTGCTCCGCCCGACCGCCGCGCAGACGGAGGCCGCACTCAACCCGCCGCCCGGACGCAACGGCGGAGACCTCGTCGTGGAGACCCTCACCGGTCTCGGCGCGACCACCGTCTTCGGCCTGCCCGGCCAGCACGCCCTCGGCATGTTCGACGCGCTGCGCCGCTCCGACCTCGCATACATCGGCCTGCGGGTCGAGAACAACGCCGGGTTCGCGGCGGACGCGTACGGCCGGATCACCGGCGAGGCCGCCCCGCTGCTCCTGTCGACCGGCCCCGGCGCGCTGACCTCGCTGGCCGCGCTCCAGGAGGCGGCCGCAGCGAGTGCGCCCGTCCTCGCCATCAGCAGTCAGATCCCGAGCGCGGGACTCGGCGGCGGACGGCACGGCTATCTGCATGAACTCCCGGACCAGCAGGCCTCGTTCAGGGGCGTCGTGAAGTCCGTCCACACGGTCCGTACGCAGTCGCAGATCCCGTCCGCGATCGCCGAGGCCTGGGAGTCGGCACTGACCGCCCCGCACGGCCCGGTGTGGGTGGAGATCCCGCAGGACGTGCTGCTCGCCGAGACGTCACTGCCCGTCGTCACGGCCGCGGACGCCGCGCCCCACGACCTCCCGCCCCGCCCCGAACTGACCGCCGTGGCCGCCGACCTGCTCTCGAAGGCGGCCCGCCCGGCGATCATCGCGGGCGGCGGGGTCGTACGGTCCGACGCGTCCGGCAAGCTGCGTCAGCTCGCCGAGCGGCTGAACGCGCCCGTCGTCACCACCTTCGGCGGCAAGGGCGCCTTCCCCTGGAACCACCCGCTCTCCCTCCAGTCCTGGCTGGAGGACCGGCACACCACGGACTTCCTGGAGGACGCCGACGTCCTGCTCGTCGTCGGCTCGGGCCTGGGCGAACTCTCCTCGAACTACTACACGTTCAAGCCCCGCGGCCGCGTCATCCAGATCGAGGCCGACCTCGGCAAACTGGAGTCCAACCACCCGGCCCTCGGCATCCACGCGGACGCCCGCCTCGCCCTGTCGGCGCTCCTCGAAACCGTGCCCGTACGGGAGGACGCGGCGGCCGCGGACCGCGTACGGACCGTGCTCGACCTCGTCCGCGAGCGCATCGACTCCCAGGAACTGACCCTGGAGCAGCTGGTGTTGGCCGCCGTCCGCGAGGCCCTGCCCGACCGATCGGCCAGCTTCTGGGACATGACGATCCTCGCCTACTGGGCCTGGTCCGCCTTCGATGCCCGCCGGCCGAACACCATGCACTCCGCCCAGGGCGCCGGCGGCCTCGGCTACGCCTTTCCGGCGGCCATCGGCGGCGCGGTCGCCGACCCGACCCACCCCGTCCTCGCGGTCTCCGGCGACGGCGGCGCGCTGTACTCCATCGCCGAACTGGCCACCGCCAGGCAGCACAACCTCGACGTGACCTGGCTCATCGTCGACGACGGCGGCTACGGCATCCTGCGCGAGTACATGACCGACGCCTTCGGCCAGTCCACGGCGACGGAACTGTCCCGCCCCGACTACGTGGCGCTCGCGGAGTCCTTCGGCGTACCAGGCGTACGGACCACCCCGGACACCCTCGCCGACGACCTCGCCAAGTCCCTTGCCACGCCCGGCCCTTCGGTGGTCGTGCTGCCGGCACTGCTGCGGATGTTCGCGCCTACGCATCTGGACTGA
- a CDS encoding FG-GAP and VCBS repeat-containing protein, which produces MSRAHRRTRTALTAPLAAAVLLAGGFGAMALTGGSAQAATGSADAQDDFNGDGYADLVVSAPDATISSKTKAGYVAVTYGSANGVSAANKKLISRSTSGVPGSAVASERFGTNFTKGDLDGDGFSDLVISGGKAGSVILWGSASGLTGGTTIAGYGQSPTTGDFDGDGKTDLALFEQVTSFGDEAPSSAAAVWKGPISRTGTPTAVLPVLDKSLWWGYDADDASCATNGGCEEDADSISGPYTSTETGDVNGDGKDDIVVWDYKGDGVYGNRLLLGGGSTGFKSGWVPGEAAGNRTGTGVGDVNNDGFDDVVVGNDWGSGTVKVALGSATGLSSDRVQTFNQDSPGFPGVEEEEDEIGASVSVADVTGDGYADIALGIPGEDIGDIYDAGSIALVPGSASGATGAGTKTFHQDTAGIPGVAENSDEFGVSTALLDLNGDGHADLAAGSTAENEQNGAVWVLNGTASGLTATSSFAFGAGDLGAPATGVHFGAFLR; this is translated from the coding sequence ATGTCCCGAGCACACCGCCGAACTCGTACCGCGCTCACCGCACCCCTGGCAGCCGCGGTGCTGCTCGCCGGAGGATTCGGCGCCATGGCCCTCACCGGGGGCTCGGCGCAGGCGGCCACCGGGTCCGCGGACGCGCAGGACGACTTCAACGGCGACGGATACGCCGACCTGGTCGTGTCGGCCCCGGACGCCACGATCTCCAGCAAGACCAAGGCGGGCTACGTGGCCGTCACGTACGGCTCCGCCAATGGCGTCTCCGCCGCCAACAAGAAGCTCATCAGCCGCTCCACCAGCGGCGTTCCCGGCTCCGCCGTCGCGAGCGAGCGCTTCGGGACCAACTTCACCAAGGGTGACCTCGACGGCGACGGCTTCAGCGACCTGGTGATCTCGGGCGGCAAGGCCGGCTCCGTCATCCTGTGGGGCTCCGCCTCCGGACTCACCGGCGGCACGACCATAGCCGGGTACGGGCAGTCCCCCACGACCGGCGACTTCGACGGCGACGGCAAGACGGACCTCGCCCTGTTCGAGCAGGTGACCTCCTTCGGCGACGAAGCCCCCAGCAGCGCCGCCGCCGTGTGGAAGGGCCCGATCTCGCGGACCGGCACGCCCACCGCCGTCCTGCCCGTCCTGGACAAGTCCCTGTGGTGGGGCTACGACGCCGACGACGCCTCCTGCGCCACCAACGGCGGCTGCGAGGAGGACGCCGACTCCATCAGCGGCCCCTACACCTCCACCGAGACCGGTGACGTCAACGGTGACGGCAAGGACGACATCGTTGTCTGGGATTACAAGGGCGACGGCGTCTACGGCAACCGCCTGCTCCTCGGTGGCGGCAGCACGGGCTTCAAGAGCGGCTGGGTCCCCGGTGAGGCCGCCGGCAACAGGACGGGCACCGGCGTCGGGGACGTCAACAACGACGGCTTCGACGACGTCGTGGTCGGCAACGACTGGGGCAGCGGCACCGTCAAGGTCGCTCTCGGTTCGGCCACCGGCCTGTCCTCGGACCGCGTCCAGACCTTCAACCAGGACAGCCCCGGGTTCCCCGGAGTCGAGGAAGAGGAGGACGAGATCGGCGCGTCGGTCTCGGTCGCGGACGTCACGGGTGACGGCTACGCCGACATCGCGCTCGGCATCCCGGGCGAGGACATCGGCGACATCTACGACGCCGGCTCGATCGCCCTGGTCCCCGGCAGCGCCTCCGGCGCCACGGGCGCCGGAACGAAGACCTTCCATCAGGACACCGCCGGTATCCCCGGAGTCGCCGAGAACAGCGACGAGTTCGGTGTGAGCACCGCTCTCCTGGACCTCAACGGCGACGGCCACGCCGACCTCGCGGCCGGTTCCACGGCCGAGAACGAGCAGAACGGCGCGGTCTGGGTGCTGAACGGCACGGCGAGCGGCCTCACCGCCACGTCGTCGTTCGCGTTCGGCGCCGGTGACCTCGGCGCACCCGCCACCGGTGTGCACTTCGGCGCGTTCCTGCGCTGA
- a CDS encoding endonuclease I family protein: MSVAHKGSWKALAVGVSAVLVGLTLPTVAAPPAAATTTAYDDTYYAGAIGKTGTALTSSLHSIISDQTTISYSAVWNALKVTDQDPNNSSNVVLLYSGISRSKTLNGGNTGNWNREHVWAQSHGDFGTSAGPGTDLHHLRPEDVQVNSIRGNKDFDTGGSSFTNSGGSLTDSNSFEPRSAVKGDVARMILYMAVRYEGDDAWEDLEPNDAVTNGSVPYHGRLSVLKQWNEADPPSASEERRNELIYSDYQGNRNPFIDHPEWVEAIW; encoded by the coding sequence ATGTCCGTTGCGCACAAAGGCAGTTGGAAGGCGCTGGCGGTAGGCGTTTCCGCCGTCCTCGTCGGCCTCACGCTCCCGACGGTCGCCGCGCCCCCCGCCGCGGCGACGACCACCGCGTACGACGACACCTACTACGCGGGCGCGATCGGCAAGACCGGCACGGCCCTCACGAGCTCGCTGCACTCGATCATCAGCGACCAGACCACGATCTCGTACTCCGCGGTCTGGAACGCGCTCAAGGTCACCGACCAGGACCCGAACAACAGCAGCAACGTGGTCCTGCTGTACTCCGGCATCTCCCGGAGCAAGACGCTCAACGGCGGCAACACCGGCAACTGGAACCGCGAGCACGTGTGGGCCCAGTCCCACGGCGACTTCGGCACCTCGGCCGGCCCCGGCACGGACCTGCACCACCTGCGCCCCGAGGACGTCCAGGTCAACAGCATCCGCGGCAACAAGGACTTCGACACGGGCGGCAGCAGCTTCACCAACAGCGGCGGCAGCCTCACCGACTCGAACTCCTTCGAGCCCCGCAGTGCCGTCAAGGGCGACGTGGCCCGCATGATCCTCTACATGGCCGTCCGCTACGAGGGCGACGACGCCTGGGAGGACCTGGAGCCCAACGACGCCGTCACCAACGGCAGCGTCCCGTACCACGGCCGCCTCTCGGTCCTGAAGCAGTGGAACGAGGCGGACCCGCCCAGCGCCTCCGAAGAGCGCCGCAACGAGCTCATCTACTCGGACTACCAGGGCAACCGGAACCCGTTCATCGACCACCCCGAATGGGTCGAGGCGATCTGGTAG
- a CDS encoding ArnT family glycosyltransferase, which yields MTSATDPYPHAPEVAQASPAADRAASSPPPAETGARPGKPPRWSLPALVAIMVLAGVLYSWNLSSSSLNSFYSAAVLSGTQSWKAWFFGSLDAGNFLTVDKPPVVLMVMGLSCRVFGYGTWQMMLPLVASALGTIWILHASVKRVWGHGAAAVAALVLALTPITVAINRDNNPDTLLVFLMVAGAALALRAVHNGRLLPLVGSAVCFGLAFNTKMLQGYIALPAVFAVYLYAARGGLLRRIRNLAVAAVALAVSSFWWAAAVSLVPAADRPYIGGSTDGTAWNLIMGYNGLGRVLGGEGNGGGGGGGGGGFSGTAGIGRMFNEVLGGQISWLLPFTTIALVGGLVLRGRAPRTDLTRAALVLWGGWTALHYLTFSLAEGTMHPYYTTALAPGIAALCGGGGLMLLHAFRTDRKWLWVLPVAFAATGIWAVVLLRRASGWNSWLWPTVAVVMVLAIVGLLLFRSGRRVRLLAVALTAAVAASLAGPTAYAASVTASSGGGMSGTNPTAGPTTGGGMGGGPGGGGGGGRGGFPGGRQAPGGQQQGGQQAGGEAPGGGQTGTPPNGTSGTGEQGGDATSRPGGTGGGGGMGGGPGGADSAMVTYLEKHRDGAKWLVAVSSSQSAAQLIVSTKQPVISMWGWSGSDKAMTLAKLKELVKKGELHYIVLGGGMGGGDSASSEVTAWVQEHATAVKASEYGNASSESSADSDSSDSSDSSNSQALYRLDAADVN from the coding sequence GTGACATCTGCCACCGATCCGTACCCCCACGCCCCCGAGGTCGCCCAGGCCTCCCCCGCAGCAGACCGGGCCGCCTCCTCCCCGCCCCCCGCCGAGACCGGCGCGCGGCCCGGGAAGCCACCCCGCTGGTCGCTCCCCGCGCTGGTCGCGATCATGGTCCTGGCCGGGGTGCTGTACTCCTGGAACCTCTCCTCGTCCAGCCTGAACAGCTTCTACAGCGCCGCCGTGCTCAGCGGCACACAGAGCTGGAAGGCGTGGTTCTTCGGGTCGCTGGACGCGGGGAACTTCCTCACCGTCGACAAGCCGCCCGTCGTGCTGATGGTGATGGGGCTGTCCTGCCGGGTCTTCGGGTACGGCACCTGGCAGATGATGCTGCCGCTGGTCGCCTCCGCCCTCGGCACGATCTGGATCCTGCACGCGTCGGTCAAGCGGGTCTGGGGGCACGGCGCCGCGGCCGTCGCCGCGCTCGTCCTCGCGCTCACCCCGATCACCGTCGCCATCAACCGCGACAACAACCCGGACACTCTGCTCGTCTTCCTGATGGTCGCGGGCGCCGCCCTGGCCCTGCGCGCCGTCCACAACGGCAGGCTGCTGCCGCTCGTCGGCTCGGCCGTCTGCTTCGGCCTCGCCTTCAACACCAAGATGCTCCAGGGGTACATCGCCCTGCCCGCCGTCTTCGCGGTCTACCTGTACGCGGCCCGGGGCGGCTTGCTGCGCCGGATACGCAACCTCGCGGTCGCCGCGGTCGCCCTCGCCGTCTCCAGCTTCTGGTGGGCGGCGGCCGTGTCGCTGGTCCCCGCCGCCGACCGGCCCTACATCGGCGGCTCGACGGACGGCACCGCCTGGAACCTGATCATGGGCTACAACGGCCTGGGCCGCGTCCTCGGCGGCGAGGGCAACGGCGGCGGTGGAGGCGGTGGCGGAGGCGGCTTCTCCGGGACCGCCGGGATCGGCCGGATGTTCAACGAGGTGCTCGGCGGCCAGATCTCCTGGCTGCTCCCCTTCACCACCATCGCACTCGTCGGCGGCCTCGTACTGCGCGGCCGCGCCCCCCGTACGGATCTCACGCGGGCCGCACTGGTCCTGTGGGGCGGCTGGACCGCCCTGCACTACCTCACCTTCAGCCTCGCCGAAGGCACGATGCACCCGTACTACACGACCGCCCTCGCCCCCGGCATCGCGGCACTGTGCGGAGGCGGCGGGCTGATGCTCCTGCACGCCTTCCGCACCGACAGGAAGTGGCTGTGGGTCCTGCCCGTCGCGTTCGCCGCCACCGGCATCTGGGCCGTGGTGCTGCTGCGGCGCGCCTCCGGCTGGAACTCGTGGCTGTGGCCGACCGTCGCCGTCGTGATGGTCCTGGCGATCGTCGGACTCCTCCTCTTCCGGTCGGGCCGGCGCGTGCGGCTGCTCGCCGTCGCCCTGACCGCGGCCGTCGCAGCCTCCCTCGCCGGACCGACCGCGTACGCGGCCTCGGTGACCGCGAGTTCGGGCGGCGGCATGAGCGGTACGAACCCGACGGCCGGCCCCACCACGGGTGGCGGCATGGGCGGTGGCCCCGGCGGCGGTGGCGGTGGCGGCCGGGGCGGCTTCCCCGGCGGCCGCCAGGCACCGGGCGGCCAGCAGCAGGGCGGTCAGCAGGCGGGCGGTGAGGCCCCGGGCGGCGGCCAGACCGGCACCCCGCCGAACGGCACCTCCGGCACCGGCGAACAGGGCGGCGACGCCACCTCCCGCCCCGGTGGCACGGGCGGCGGCGGTGGCATGGGCGGCGGTCCCGGCGGCGCCGACAGCGCGATGGTCACGTACCTGGAGAAGCACCGCGACGGCGCCAAGTGGCTGGTGGCGGTGTCCAGTTCGCAGAGCGCGGCCCAGCTGATCGTCAGCACGAAGCAGCCCGTCATCTCGATGTGGGGCTGGTCCGGCAGCGACAAGGCCATGACCCTCGCCAAGCTGAAGGAGCTCGTGAAGAAGGGCGAGCTGCACTACATCGTGCTCGGCGGCGGCATGGGCGGCGGCGACAGTGCAAGCTCCGAGGTGACCGCGTGGGTCCAGGAACACGCGACGGCCGTGAAGGCGAGCGAGTACGGCAATGCGTCGTCCGAGTCCTCCGCGGACTCCGACAGCTCTGACAGCTCTGACAGCTCCAACTCCCAGGCGCTCTACCGCCTGGACGCCGCGGACGTCAATTAG
- a CDS encoding serine hydrolase, giving the protein MTHRISRRTRVFCAGLGAGVLVPLTVAVTPATAATPQATCTSAQPALATKLQKDITTALANRRGTVAVGLHDRSTDTTCTLRPTQAYDSASVVKVTVLATLLWDAKKTNRHLTQRESDLATAMITKSDNAATTKLWNQLGTTKVKGFLAAAGMTRTKPGANGYWGLTQITVQDEQKLLALLTARNTVLSDNSRAYVLKLMGRVVSSQRWGTPAGAPSSVAVHVKNGWLSRSTHGWRVHSVGTFKGAGHDYTISILTHGNSTMNYGVTTIQAVAKAIHKDLVPTRAKRYTPTTDPQEAFPAVPAS; this is encoded by the coding sequence ATGACTCACCGGATATCCCGGCGTACCCGTGTGTTCTGCGCGGGCCTCGGCGCCGGGGTCCTAGTGCCGCTCACCGTGGCCGTGACACCAGCGACCGCGGCCACACCGCAGGCGACGTGCACGTCCGCCCAGCCGGCCCTGGCCACCAAACTGCAGAAGGACATCACCACGGCCCTCGCGAACCGCAGGGGCACCGTGGCCGTCGGCCTCCACGACCGGAGCACCGACACCACCTGCACGCTGAGACCGACCCAGGCCTACGACTCGGCCAGCGTCGTCAAGGTGACCGTCCTCGCCACGCTTCTCTGGGACGCCAAGAAGACCAACCGCCATCTCACCCAGCGGGAGTCCGATCTGGCCACCGCCATGATCACCAAGTCGGACAACGCGGCCACCACCAAGCTCTGGAACCAGCTGGGCACGACGAAGGTGAAGGGCTTCCTCGCCGCGGCCGGCATGACCCGGACCAAGCCGGGGGCGAACGGTTACTGGGGCCTCACCCAGATCACGGTCCAGGACGAGCAGAAGCTCCTCGCGCTGCTCACCGCCAGGAACACGGTGCTGAGCGACAACTCCCGGGCCTACGTACTCAAGCTCATGGGCAGGGTCGTCTCCTCGCAGCGCTGGGGCACTCCGGCGGGAGCGCCCTCCTCCGTCGCCGTCCATGTGAAGAACGGCTGGCTGTCCCGCTCCACGCACGGCTGGCGGGTCCACAGCGTGGGCACCTTCAAGGGCGCGGGCCACGACTACACGATCTCGATCCTGACCCACGGCAACAGCACCATGAACTACGGCGTGACGACGATCCAGGCCGTGGCCAAAGCCATCCACAAGGATCTCGTGCCGACCAGAGCGAAGCGTTACACGCCGACGACCGACCCGCAGGAGGCCTTCCCGGCGGTACCCGCTTCATGA
- a CDS encoding AAA family ATPase, with protein sequence MIIWLNGTFGVGKTTTARQLTTLLPDSRLLDTEQVGYMLWHVLGKPARDFQEFPPWRGLVVETARQVLDHVGGTLVVPQTVLEKPYWREIRTGLVQAGIPLRHFVLHADHNTLVERIQNDTDPESIGSRRRRLDHLHDYDEALLWLRGEAELIDTTGVPPAMVAKLVKTMIRHQGASTMRENVHPGFRKSSPRSASNPR encoded by the coding sequence ATGATCATCTGGCTCAACGGCACCTTCGGCGTGGGCAAGACCACCACCGCCAGGCAACTCACCACCCTCCTGCCGGACTCCAGGCTCCTGGACACCGAACAGGTCGGCTACATGCTCTGGCACGTCCTGGGGAAGCCGGCCCGCGACTTCCAGGAATTCCCGCCGTGGCGCGGTCTCGTGGTGGAGACCGCGCGTCAGGTGCTCGACCATGTGGGCGGCACGCTGGTCGTGCCGCAGACCGTGCTGGAGAAGCCGTACTGGCGTGAGATCCGCACGGGACTGGTCCAAGCGGGCATCCCCTTACGTCACTTCGTCCTCCACGCCGACCACAACACGCTCGTCGAACGCATCCAGAACGACACGGACCCGGAGAGCATCGGCTCCCGCCGGCGGCGCCTGGACCATCTCCACGACTACGACGAGGCGCTGCTCTGGCTGCGCGGGGAGGCGGAGTTGATCGACACGACCGGTGTCCCGCCTGCCATGGTCGCGAAACTCGTCAAGACGATGATCCGGCATCAGGGCGCCTCCACGATGAGGGAGAACGTTCACCCGGGCTTCCGCAAGAGCTCACCAAGGAGTGCTAGTAACCCCCGCTGA